The following coding sequences are from one Halictus rubicundus isolate RS-2024b chromosome 11, iyHalRubi1_principal, whole genome shotgun sequence window:
- the LOC143359315 gene encoding uncharacterized protein LOC143359315 isoform X2 produces MMQTSVYKHARSEKTPRRKKLITEQQGNAMDMFVTPKRQKSDEVTGISRSGRVRKKSSKLVDFESPDDFTDNKYKRQKAQQLQRQQLLDRYDSEPVTHNRPIHASGARQRKNSNSNPNSNSNSNCGQQRIKDETLSDNEGQTSGSESDDPSGLNEDDRYSMDSGSDDEVDPLMIDDREAGFRKLEPPGQETTPSQANSLYMLEKCKKKLIIKDGKIIGRMKAQRKDKGKTRFTAYMLWAKGIRQELLEQCPYMDFAAISKRLGELWATVPNLEKYNWRRRAIRLAAKPHSLPASKDEPVWKMPAPASRKKFINKIGNGKEQKPATSKKTIQLGLPSVVGNVPVSPPSNRSGKDLVNEPLVGTGMYKVVGTQPIDVAAHLKLLGESLTIIGERLKEHDGQIAVSGSLSVLLDSLLCALGPLICLTQQVPETNGAKHETLSQMLDNIAYLMPGL; encoded by the exons ATGATGCAAACCAGTGTTTATAAACACGCGAGATCCGAGAAGACGCCGCGGCGCAAGAAGCTCATCACGGAACAACAGGGCAACGCTATGGATATGTTCGTGACTCCGAAACGTCAGAAAAGTGACG AGGTCACTGGTATCTCCCGCAGTGGCCGTGTGAGAAAGAAATCTTCGAAATTGGTCGACTTTGAATCGCCAGACGATTTTACGGATAACAAATACAAACGGCAGAAAGCTCAACAATTACAACGCCAGCAATTGTTGGATAGATACGATTCAGAGCCTGTGACGCATAATCGGCCGATACATGCAAGCGGCGCGAGACAGAGAAAAAACTCGAATTCGAATCCGAATTCGAATTCGAACTCGAATTGTGGCCAACAAAGAATCAAGGATGAAACGCTGTCGGATAACGAGGGACAAACGTCGGGATCGGAGTCGGACGATCCGTCCGGGTTAAACGAAGACGACAGATACAGTATGGACTCTGGGAGCGATGACGAAGTAGATCCGCTCATGATAGATGACAGAGAAGCAGGTTTTAGGAAACTGGAGCCACCTGGCCAAGAAACGACGCCTTCGCAAGCCAATAGTTTATACATGCTCGAGAAATGTAAGAAAAAGCTAATTATCAAAGATGGCAAAATAATAGGTAGAATGAAGGCGCAACGAAAAGACAAAGGG aaaacaAGATTTACCGCTTACATGTTATGGGCTAAAGGAATTAGACAAGAATTACTAGAGCAATGTCCATATATGG ATTTTGCAGCAATTTCGAAACGGTTAGGAGAACTGTGGGCTACAGTGCCGAATCTGGAAAAGTATAACTGGCGCAGACGCGCGATACGCTTGGCGGCGAAGCCTCATTCTTTACCAGCGAGTAAAGATGAGCCTGTTTGGAAAATGCCAGCGCCCGCTTCGCGAAAAAAGTTCATTAATAAAATTG GTAATGGAAAAGAACAAAAGCCCGCTACCTCGAAGAAAACAATTCAGCTGGGGCTACCGTCCGTGGTAGGAAATGTTCCGGTATCACCTCCGTCGAACCGATCTGGAAAAGATCTGGTTAACGAACCGTTGGTCGGCACGGGGATGTACAAAGTAGTCGGAACGCAACCAATCGACGTTGCCGCCCATTTAAAACTGCTCGGTGAAAGCTTAACCATCATTGGCGAACGTCTTAAAGAACACGATGGACAAATAGCGGTATCCGGCAGCCTATCGGTTCTTCTGGATTCGTTACTTTGCGCTCTGGGCCCATTGATCTGTTTAACGCAACAAGTTCCGGAAACAAATGGAGCGAAACACGAAACACTTTCGCAGATGCTCGATAACATAGCGTATCTTATGCCCGGTTTATAA
- the LOC143359315 gene encoding uncharacterized protein LOC143359315 isoform X1, with product MMQTSVYKHARSEKTPRRKKLITEQQGNAMDMFVTPKRQKSDDLEVTGISRSGRVRKKSSKLVDFESPDDFTDNKYKRQKAQQLQRQQLLDRYDSEPVTHNRPIHASGARQRKNSNSNPNSNSNSNCGQQRIKDETLSDNEGQTSGSESDDPSGLNEDDRYSMDSGSDDEVDPLMIDDREAGFRKLEPPGQETTPSQANSLYMLEKCKKKLIIKDGKIIGRMKAQRKDKGKTRFTAYMLWAKGIRQELLEQCPYMDFAAISKRLGELWATVPNLEKYNWRRRAIRLAAKPHSLPASKDEPVWKMPAPASRKKFINKIGNGKEQKPATSKKTIQLGLPSVVGNVPVSPPSNRSGKDLVNEPLVGTGMYKVVGTQPIDVAAHLKLLGESLTIIGERLKEHDGQIAVSGSLSVLLDSLLCALGPLICLTQQVPETNGAKHETLSQMLDNIAYLMPGL from the exons ATGATGCAAACCAGTGTTTATAAACACGCGAGATCCGAGAAGACGCCGCGGCGCAAGAAGCTCATCACGGAACAACAGGGCAACGCTATGGATATGTTCGTGACTCCGAAACGTCAGAAAAGTGACG ATCTAGAGGTCACTGGTATCTCCCGCAGTGGCCGTGTGAGAAAGAAATCTTCGAAATTGGTCGACTTTGAATCGCCAGACGATTTTACGGATAACAAATACAAACGGCAGAAAGCTCAACAATTACAACGCCAGCAATTGTTGGATAGATACGATTCAGAGCCTGTGACGCATAATCGGCCGATACATGCAAGCGGCGCGAGACAGAGAAAAAACTCGAATTCGAATCCGAATTCGAATTCGAACTCGAATTGTGGCCAACAAAGAATCAAGGATGAAACGCTGTCGGATAACGAGGGACAAACGTCGGGATCGGAGTCGGACGATCCGTCCGGGTTAAACGAAGACGACAGATACAGTATGGACTCTGGGAGCGATGACGAAGTAGATCCGCTCATGATAGATGACAGAGAAGCAGGTTTTAGGAAACTGGAGCCACCTGGCCAAGAAACGACGCCTTCGCAAGCCAATAGTTTATACATGCTCGAGAAATGTAAGAAAAAGCTAATTATCAAAGATGGCAAAATAATAGGTAGAATGAAGGCGCAACGAAAAGACAAAGGG aaaacaAGATTTACCGCTTACATGTTATGGGCTAAAGGAATTAGACAAGAATTACTAGAGCAATGTCCATATATGG ATTTTGCAGCAATTTCGAAACGGTTAGGAGAACTGTGGGCTACAGTGCCGAATCTGGAAAAGTATAACTGGCGCAGACGCGCGATACGCTTGGCGGCGAAGCCTCATTCTTTACCAGCGAGTAAAGATGAGCCTGTTTGGAAAATGCCAGCGCCCGCTTCGCGAAAAAAGTTCATTAATAAAATTG GTAATGGAAAAGAACAAAAGCCCGCTACCTCGAAGAAAACAATTCAGCTGGGGCTACCGTCCGTGGTAGGAAATGTTCCGGTATCACCTCCGTCGAACCGATCTGGAAAAGATCTGGTTAACGAACCGTTGGTCGGCACGGGGATGTACAAAGTAGTCGGAACGCAACCAATCGACGTTGCCGCCCATTTAAAACTGCTCGGTGAAAGCTTAACCATCATTGGCGAACGTCTTAAAGAACACGATGGACAAATAGCGGTATCCGGCAGCCTATCGGTTCTTCTGGATTCGTTACTTTGCGCTCTGGGCCCATTGATCTGTTTAACGCAACAAGTTCCGGAAACAAATGGAGCGAAACACGAAACACTTTCGCAGATGCTCGATAACATAGCGTATCTTATGCCCGGTTTATAA
- the LOC143359315 gene encoding uncharacterized protein LOC143359315 isoform X3 yields MSGETRETRCIVGREWEFRQLGRRCADRTKTAPSTDLEVTGISRSGRVRKKSSKLVDFESPDDFTDNKYKRQKAQQLQRQQLLDRYDSEPVTHNRPIHASGARQRKNSNSNPNSNSNSNCGQQRIKDETLSDNEGQTSGSESDDPSGLNEDDRYSMDSGSDDEVDPLMIDDREAGFRKLEPPGQETTPSQANSLYMLEKCKKKLIIKDGKIIGRMKAQRKDKGKTRFTAYMLWAKGIRQELLEQCPYMDFAAISKRLGELWATVPNLEKYNWRRRAIRLAAKPHSLPASKDEPVWKMPAPASRKKFINKIGNGKEQKPATSKKTIQLGLPSVVGNVPVSPPSNRSGKDLVNEPLVGTGMYKVVGTQPIDVAAHLKLLGESLTIIGERLKEHDGQIAVSGSLSVLLDSLLCALGPLICLTQQVPETNGAKHETLSQMLDNIAYLMPGL; encoded by the exons ATGAGTGGCGAAACTCGCGAGACCCGCTGTATAGTGGGAAGGGAGTGGGAGTTCCGCCAATTAGGGCGACGATGCGCAGACCGAACGAAAACTGCTCCTTCCACGG ATCTAGAGGTCACTGGTATCTCCCGCAGTGGCCGTGTGAGAAAGAAATCTTCGAAATTGGTCGACTTTGAATCGCCAGACGATTTTACGGATAACAAATACAAACGGCAGAAAGCTCAACAATTACAACGCCAGCAATTGTTGGATAGATACGATTCAGAGCCTGTGACGCATAATCGGCCGATACATGCAAGCGGCGCGAGACAGAGAAAAAACTCGAATTCGAATCCGAATTCGAATTCGAACTCGAATTGTGGCCAACAAAGAATCAAGGATGAAACGCTGTCGGATAACGAGGGACAAACGTCGGGATCGGAGTCGGACGATCCGTCCGGGTTAAACGAAGACGACAGATACAGTATGGACTCTGGGAGCGATGACGAAGTAGATCCGCTCATGATAGATGACAGAGAAGCAGGTTTTAGGAAACTGGAGCCACCTGGCCAAGAAACGACGCCTTCGCAAGCCAATAGTTTATACATGCTCGAGAAATGTAAGAAAAAGCTAATTATCAAAGATGGCAAAATAATAGGTAGAATGAAGGCGCAACGAAAAGACAAAGGG aaaacaAGATTTACCGCTTACATGTTATGGGCTAAAGGAATTAGACAAGAATTACTAGAGCAATGTCCATATATGG ATTTTGCAGCAATTTCGAAACGGTTAGGAGAACTGTGGGCTACAGTGCCGAATCTGGAAAAGTATAACTGGCGCAGACGCGCGATACGCTTGGCGGCGAAGCCTCATTCTTTACCAGCGAGTAAAGATGAGCCTGTTTGGAAAATGCCAGCGCCCGCTTCGCGAAAAAAGTTCATTAATAAAATTG GTAATGGAAAAGAACAAAAGCCCGCTACCTCGAAGAAAACAATTCAGCTGGGGCTACCGTCCGTGGTAGGAAATGTTCCGGTATCACCTCCGTCGAACCGATCTGGAAAAGATCTGGTTAACGAACCGTTGGTCGGCACGGGGATGTACAAAGTAGTCGGAACGCAACCAATCGACGTTGCCGCCCATTTAAAACTGCTCGGTGAAAGCTTAACCATCATTGGCGAACGTCTTAAAGAACACGATGGACAAATAGCGGTATCCGGCAGCCTATCGGTTCTTCTGGATTCGTTACTTTGCGCTCTGGGCCCATTGATCTGTTTAACGCAACAAGTTCCGGAAACAAATGGAGCGAAACACGAAACACTTTCGCAGATGCTCGATAACATAGCGTATCTTATGCCCGGTTTATAA
- the LOC143359318 gene encoding U3 small nucleolar ribonucleoprotein IMP4, whose amino-acid sequence MLRRQARLRREYLYRKSVQDKLKSIQEKKEKLKRSLEENIPIHPDLRKDALRVQNSLEWEDAGPEMAVAMGTEMGGTVGSHEDDEYRWAGVENPKIVITTSRDPSSRLKMFVKELRLIFPNSQRMNRGNYEMKQLLHACRANDVTDFVIVHEHRGVPDSIVVCHLPYGPTAYFTITDVVMRHDIPNIGTMSEQYPHLIFHNFKTKLGERVTSILKYLFPVPKEDSKRIITFANHDDYISFRHHTYRKVNGKDIELTEVGPRFQLKLYEIKLGTLDAEAAADTEWALRPYMNTSHKRRFLSDEDGWQQEDDI is encoded by the coding sequence ATGTTGCGCAGGCAAGCAAGACTCCGTAGGGAATATCTGTACAGAAAATCGGTTCAAGATAAATTGAAAAGCATACAGGAGAAGAAAGAAAAGCTGAAACGTAGTTTAGAAGAAAATATACCGATTCATCCAGATCTGAGGAAGGACGCGTTGCGCGTACAAAACAGTTTAGAATGGGAAGACGCTGGACCAGAAATGGCCGTTGCTATGGGCACGGAAATGGGTGGAACTGTAGGTTCTCACGAGGACGACGAGTACAGATGGGCAGGAGTAGAAAATCCAAAAATCGTGATCACCACTTCTCGTGATCCTAGTTCCAGGTTGAAAATGTTTGTCAAGGAATTGCGCCTAATATTTCCTAATTCTCAGAGAATGAATCGTGGAAACTACGAAATGAAACAGCTCCTTCACGCTTGTAGGGCAAACGATGTTACAGACTTTGTAATTGTACACGAACACAGAGGGGTACCGGATTCCATTGTTGTCTGTCACTTGCCGTACGGACCTACAGCGTACTTTACAATAACGGATGTTGTTATGAGACACGATATACCAAACATTGGAACAATGTCCGAACAATATCCTCATCTTATTTTTCACAACTTCAAGACAAAATTGGGAGAAAGAGTTACTAGTATTTTAAAATACCTATTCCCCGTGCCCAAAGAAGATAGCAAGAGAATAATTACTTTTGCCAATCACGACGATTATATATCTTTTCGACACCACACTTACAGAAAAGTCAATGGGAAGGACATCGAGTTAACAGAAGTAGGACCAAGATTCCAATTGAAACTCTATGAAATTAAATTGGGTACGTTGGACGCGGAAGCGGCTGCGGATACAGAATGGGCTTTAAGACCTTACATGAACACCAGccataaaagaagatttttatcCGACGAAGATGGGTGGCAGCAAGAAGAcgatatatag